The sequence TGATTCTTTCCTTCCTTCGGCCAGAAAATAAGCCGCCCGAATCAACCAAACGCTGAACAATAAAGCAAGGCTCCCCTGCGGTCTTGGCAGATGCCGATTGCTGCCATAACCGGCTGGGGAGCCTTGCTTTTGATAGATTGACCTAAATCAGATTGCTTTCCTGCAGCAATTTCTCAATAATCACCGCAACTTCCGCGCGCGTGATGTTGGCTTTCGGAGCAAGAACGGCTGCGCTGCGGCCGGCCACCAGACCATTTTTAACACAGGCAGCGATTCCGGCTTTGGCGTAGTCAAACGTCTCGCCTGCATCGCTAAAGCCAGCCAAAACGGCAGCGATTTCTTCCGTTGAGAAATCTGCTTTTAGTTGGGTCAACTTCATTGCTCTGGCAATCATCGTCATCGCCTGTTCGCGGGTGATATTATCGAACGGGCCGAATCTGCCGTCGTCATAACCGGCAACCAGACCATATTGCACGGCAGTCTGCACCGAACCGGCAAACCAGGCTGTATTCGCCACATCCGGGAAATTGGTCACACCGGCAGCTCTTTGCAATCCCAGGGCTCTGACGAGAATGGCGACAAATTCCGCTCTGGTAATCGCTCTGCCCGGTTCGTAGTTGCCATCGCCTGTGCCGCATACGATCAAACGGGAACCCATGTTCTGGATCGCATCGACCGCCCAATGACCGGCGGTATCAGCAAAGCTGACCGGACTGTAGATGACTGCGTAGGTAGAATTGGTCAGGGAGTTGATCCTGGCATAATATTTCCCATCGATAAGGACGATGGAAGTAGGAACGTGGCTGAAGGTTCCGTCGCTGTTCAGTACAACCCCTGTTGTGATTTTAGCTGGATCAATCCCGTCCGGAATTGCAATCATTCTTTCCACATAGGCATTGAAATGGGAAACATCAACGGTGGTAGTACCGCTTGTGCAGGTAATTTCAAAATCGACCGGCTGCACAATCACACTATAATGGTTTCTGTTGGCCGTATCCTCCACAATTCTGGTGGTTTCGGCTGACGGTTCTGCGATGCTGATGGATACCTGAATGTCCTTCAGATCCACCTGCTGACCGAGTTGCTCCGAGATACGATCAATATTGATTTCGGATGCCGGTAACGTGTAAGTCACAGTCTCCGTTCTGATTTCCAGGACCGCTTCTCTTTGTTCCATGTTGCTGACTGTTTGTCCATTCAAGGTACTGATGTAAGCGTTGGCTGGTTCCGTGAAGGGCAGCGTGATGGTTGCACCATTGGCAGTATCCGTCAGGACGGTATTCATTTGGGTATCATTGATCGTGATGGTTTGCTCAGTGCCGCCTGCGGGTGTTGCCTCCGTGGTCAGCGCCCCAACCGGTCTGTCCTGGCCATTGACGACAACAACAATCGGGTTTTCTACGGGAGGCGTGACGGGTGGTTTCACCGGCGGGACAATGATCTCTTCTTCCGGCGCGACAGGAGTCGTGGTTGCTGTGGCTGTGGCACCGGCGCCTAAGGCATTGATGGCAAATACTTTAAAGGTATACGCAGAGCCATTGGTCAGCCCATTAAAGGTGTAACTGCGCTGTGCAGCGGGTATCATGATCACGGATTCTGCATTTTTCTGAATGACATAACTCACAATCGGATAACCGCCATTGGCTGGTTCCGACCAGGAAATTGTTGCGGTAGCATCACTCGGATAAACTGAAACACTCGGAGCAAAGGGGACTACCGCGGGAACTAAGGTAGCGGCAGAAACAATTTCGCCTGCATAAGTTCCACTGCCGATCAGCTTGACACTGATATTTTTACCGGGATCCGCGGTGGTTATTGTGTATGTGTTACCGACTGCGTTTGCAATTGCTGCACCATCGCGTAACCACTGAATACCGTAGTCTGTATTCAGAGTGGCGGTTGTGGCAACTGTCATTGTAAGCAGATTACCCACAACCAATTGGTTGATATCGGCACCACTGTTTGCCGTAAAAGCAACCGTTCCATCCAGCAGGATTTTGCCGACTTCCAGGGTATTGCTGGTAAAGACACCTTGGTAATTCCCAGTTACCGTGACTTCAACAGCAAGCAGACCCGTTGCATCTGCAGTTGCAATCGTATAGGCAGCATTATTTGCTCCGCTGATTGCTGCGCCGTTCTTCTTCCATTGGTAGGTAAATTGAGTCGCTTCTGCCGGGACTAGATTAGAAATCACAGCATTCAGCGTGTCCCCGACTTCGATTGACCCTGGCGTTCCACCGGATTTGTTGGTTTCAGTTAAGATCACCGTTCCGGCAGCAGTCATCTTGTCAATCTGTTTTGCGGCACTCCTACCACTCGTACCGCTGTAGTTAAGTTCTACCGCAACCGCTTTTACCGTGATCGCTTGATTGGAATCGGCTGCGACCAGCGTATACGTTTTGCCGGTTGCACCACTGATCACATTCTCAGCACGATACCATTGCCAGGTTAATTCGTTGTCTGCTACGCCGGTTAAGGCTGCAGTCAACACATAATTGACCGCGGCAGTCCCATTTACAACAGGAGTCAGTGTTGTAATAGAAGCTTTGGTGATGGTAAGAATACCTGTTGTTCCAGCGGTTTTACCTTGGAATGTGACAGCATAATTCGCGTTATTCCAGGTGCCTGTAATAGGAACCGGTATTCCGGCGGGAGAAGTTGTGTTGGCAGAACAAGTCATTACAATTTGTAATACAGTATTCATTTCGTTGAAAGCCAATGGAGTAGATGGATCAATACTCCATGTCAGACTGGGATTCACTTGTTTATACTCTTTCGTTTGATCATCAATGATTACTCTAATTGGTTTGGCATTGATCGTCAGGCTGACTTGCTTGCTGCCTTTGTGCGTGGCGTTCTCATAAGTGGCCGTCACATAATAACTGCCGGCATTGCTTGGCTGCGCTGTGAGCGCTGTGCCGCTGGCATTTTGGTAACTGTAAGTGACTGCCGGTGTCGTATCGCCATAACTTCCGGTTAAACTTGCAGCAGGCGTATAATTATCGCCATAGGTGATCTCCGCAGGAGTTAAGCTGATGCTCGCTTCCGGGATGACCAGTTTTGCCGTTACTTTTACTGTAATTGCCACCGGAGAAGTTAAGGTAATCCAGGTTGGGACATTACCGGTTCCATTTCCTTGAACCATTGTGATTACTGTTTGACTTTCTACAGGGATTGCTTTCAACGTGGACACTGTTTTATCCCAAAGCAAATCCGTGTAGGTTGCCGCAGTTACGCTCTGATCGAAGCTGAAGCTCAGCGACGTCGGCAAGCCAAAATCATCATAGGCATCGGCCGCGTTCGCGGTGGCCTGCGCTACCGTGACGGAAAGAGGCAGGACGGTCGTCAGGGTGCCACGCACCGGTGTCACCGTGATACTGGCGGTATAGGGACTGGTATACGCATTGAAGTTGGTTCCCGGAGTGACGGTACCATTCAGCGTGTAAACTGTACCTTTCACATTGAAGACCGTATTCGCGGGATAAGCCCAAGTGATCGGTAAGGTCGCTGTGTTGTCAGTGCCGAAGACAATATCCACATTGGCAGGCAGTAAACTCTTTAAAGCATCCAGTGTAGTATTACTGGCGTGATTCGCCAGAATGCCGAGCGCAGGGTTCGCGGTGATGATGCTGCTGATGTCCGCCTTATGGATGGTCAGGCTGCCCGAAGTGACTGTAATCGCGTAATTATCGCTGCTGTTACTGTCCTGGCCGTTAATTGCCACAACAGCACCGGCGGAATAATCTGCGCTTGGCACATAGGATAATGACAAACCAGCTGCAAGGGTATCTTTCGTATCATCATCGACTAAATCTGCATCATTAACAGTAAATGTCAAGTTTGGGTTTAATTGACCGTATACTTTAGTTTTATTTTCCGCAATTACAGTAATCGGTTTTGGGTTGATCACAACATTACACACATGCTCGATTTTTATGCTTGGATTTTCCGTTGCCGTGAAGACAACCGTGATTATTCTGTCACCGGCAGCTTGCTTTATTAAAGGCTCCTTATAGGAAAAACCACCCGGTATGTTATTTGAGCCAGCAGTGGCACTTCCCGAAGTCGGTAAAGTTACTTTACCATTTGTGTCACCGTATGTATAAATGGTTTCCTTATTTATTCTGCTATCGATTTCGTTCCAGTCTACTACAACATCTGTAACAGATATTACCACACTAATATTTATTGGATCGACAGTAGCAGTCAGAGTGAAATTACCGGTACTGGAATTGGACTTTAAAGTAACATCCGAATTATTGACTAGAACTTCAGTTGGTTGAGCAGTGTTGGTCCAAGTAATTATAGGATTAGAAATCATATCTCCATATTGATCATAGACCAATGCAGAATATTGATAGAGTATATCAGCTGCCCCGCTGACCGGAATCACAATCAAATCTTTATTTTCAGAACCACCGGTATAGGCTACTTCGATATCGCCTCGCTTGATTTTAATAATTGCTGCAGTAGAATTCGATCGTTCTATATTAAAATCAAGTGCCTTTGTTACACTGGGAACCGAGACACTTATCACTTTGACTGTAAGAGTGCCTTCTGCAGAAGCTGGCTGAACTTTGATTTTTCCAGTTCCGTTCAAGGTTACTCCTGTTACTGATGTTAAGTTTGTCCAAGTGACCTGAGAAACATCACTTGATATTAAACCGCCATATTGATCATAAATAGCAACTGAAATATTCTTTTCAATAGCTACCTCAAGAAGAGTTGGAACAATTATGGTCTGATTATCTGCAGCTAGTGAAATATAGGTAACCACCGATGCGGCTCTGTTCACCGCGATAACTTTTTCGGAATACTGCGTTGTGTCAGCATTTAAGGTTAATCTTACTTTTGCCCAGACAGGTGTCGCAGTCTGGTCTACCGTGAATGCTCCAGTTTCTGTATCGAAGCCAACTCCAGTCGCTGTCAGAGCCTCCCCTTCAGTGCAGGCAGCATTACTGTAATATTTAACCGTCCAGGCTGTATCATAGTCGACTATACTGCTTGGAACAATCCCTCTGGTTAGTTGGAGTGTGTTTCCTCCCGTGACACTTGCACCTGTTCCATCTTTTGAAGCAGGTATAATGACCGAGCTGTCTCCTGTGATATTGATACCGGTTACCCCTGTGCCTACTGTAACCTGAATAGTATCGATTAGTGACCCCGATGTCGCTGTCAGAGTATATGCACCAACTTCGGCATTTGGCGTCACAATGACAGTCCCTGCAGCAACGCTTACTCCTTTGTCGGCCGGGCTG is a genomic window of Negativicutes bacterium containing:
- a CDS encoding S-layer homology domain-containing protein, yielding MGNSKKGTIFLLAISLLVISMFNLNVMAVTSPSVSIRTEVVAAETNTYKMIIHAAPSVIENKVKFINVVISYDNTLIIPVANYDTSMDVSITTGSDSVDPFEILAQYRTGALFQTQAVEWYVDSARNKTAFAQVVSTTQTSSFTKAGEQDMFAFYFRLANGKNADDLAKGSIKIEIDKSEGSILSSIYADVRERNAIYLIESTGTEYFYPETSGKGVVTLDSFTYPNCTVAALGSITLSTLLNVTAVNIPGNTVNTPNTLTLSATALDTEGDLYTLVSGTWSLVGDYPSGVTLTPDTLDGSKAVLSVPAGTSTGTATVKFASGSVEASKTITIQKSASIPTHVNILDGAAIAADVTMNKPLTSGGAATEKAFTAKTYDQYGVTQGNVDTWSVSPADKGVSVAAGTVIVTPNAEVGAYTLTATSGSLIDTIQVTVGTGVTGINITGDSSVIIPASKDGTGASVTGGNTLQLTRGIVPSSIVDYDTAWTVKYYSNAACTEGEALTATGVGFDTETGAFTVDQTATPVWAKVRLTLNADTTQYSEKVIAVNRAASVVTYISLAADNQTIIVPTLLEVAIEKNISVAIYDQYGGLISSDVSQVTWTNLTSVTGVTLNGTGKIKVQPASAEGTLTVKVISVSVPSVTKALDFNIERSNSTAAIIKIKRGDIEVAYTGGSENKDLIVIPVSGAADILYQYSALVYDQYGDMISNPIITWTNTAQPTEVLVNNSDVTLKSNSSTGNFTLTATVDPINISVVISVTDVVVDWNEIDSRINKETIYTYGDTNGKVTLPTSGSATAGSNNIPGGFSYKEPLIKQAAGDRIITVVFTATENPSIKIEHVCNVVINPKPITVIAENKTKVYGQLNPNLTFTVNDADLVDDDTKDTLAAGLSLSYVPSADYSAGAVVAINGQDSNSSDNYAITVTSGSLTIHKADISSIITANPALGILANHASNTTLDALKSLLPANVDIVFGTDNTATLPITWAYPANTVFNVKGTVYTLNGTVTPGTNFNAYTSPYTASITVTPVRGTLTTVLPLSVTVAQATANAADAYDDFGLPTSLSFSFDQSVTAATYTDLLWDKTVSTLKAIPVESQTVITMVQGNGTGNVPTWITLTSPVAITVKVTAKLVIPEASISLTPAEITYGDNYTPAASLTGSYGDTTPAVTYSYQNASGTALTAQPSNAGSYYVTATYENATHKGSKQVSLTINAKPIRVIIDDQTKEYKQVNPSLTWSIDPSTPLAFNEMNTVLQIVMTCSANTTSPAGIPVPITGTWNNANYAVTFQGKTAGTTGILTITKASITTLTPVVNGTAAVNYVLTAALTGVADNELTWQWYRAENVISGATGKTYTLVAADSNQAITVKAVAVELNYSGTSGRSAAKQIDKMTAAGTVILTETNKSGGTPGSIEVGDTLNAVISNLVPAEATQFTYQWKKNGAAISGANNAAYTIATADATGLLAVEVTVTGNYQGVFTSNTLEVGKILLDGTVAFTANSGADINQLVVGNLLTMTVATTATLNTDYGIQWLRDGAAIANAVGNTYTITTADPGKNISVKLIGSGTYAGEIVSAATLVPAVVPFAPSVSVYPSDATATISWSEPANGGYPIVSYVIQKNAESVIMIPAAQRSYTFNGLTNGSAYTFKVFAINALGAGATATATTTPVAPEEEIIVPPVKPPVTPPVENPIVVVVNGQDRPVGALTTEATPAGGTEQTITINDTQMNTVLTDTANGATITLPFTEPANAYISTLNGQTVSNMEQREAVLEIRTETVTYTLPASEINIDRISEQLGQQVDLKDIQVSISIAEPSAETTRIVEDTANRNHYSVIVQPVDFEITCTSGTTTVDVSHFNAYVERMIAIPDGIDPAKITTGVVLNSDGTFSHVPTSIVLIDGKYYARINSLTNSTYAVIYSPVSFADTAGHWAVDAIQNMGSRLIVCGTGDGNYEPGRAITRAEFVAILVRALGLQRAAGVTNFPDVANTAWFAGSVQTAVQYGLVAGYDDGRFGPFDNITREQAMTMIARAMKLTQLKADFSTEEIAAVLAGFSDAGETFDYAKAGIAACVKNGLVAGRSAAVLAPKANITRAEVAVIIEKLLQESNLI